One stretch of Vicinamibacterales bacterium DNA includes these proteins:
- a CDS encoding ABC transporter permease, with amino-acid sequence MSAIREIFAEQWQYRELLLRMTMRDLLLRYKQTVMGLGWAIFMPLVNTAIFSVIFTRVASIDVGVAYPVYAFCGLVAWNFFASALRFSVVSLTSNPSLVTKLFFPREIFPFSAVLVSLVDYGVASLVLAALMIYYDIALSWSILLLPVVVAVQVIFTAAIALLLAMGNLFYRDVKYLFEIVISVWMFASSVVYPVGRVGGRLGALLALNPMTHMIDAFRAVLIDGTAPAPAFAATAVVSVVLFIGIWLMFHAAEFEFAENI; translated from the coding sequence ATGTCGGCGATCAGGGAAATCTTCGCGGAGCAGTGGCAATACCGTGAACTGCTGCTGCGCATGACGATGCGCGATCTGCTGCTGCGCTACAAGCAGACCGTGATGGGTCTGGGCTGGGCGATCTTCATGCCCCTGGTGAACACCGCGATCTTCTCGGTGATCTTCACCCGGGTCGCGTCGATCGACGTTGGCGTGGCCTATCCCGTCTACGCCTTCTGCGGGCTGGTCGCCTGGAACTTCTTCGCCTCGGCGCTGCGCTTCTCCGTGGTGTCGCTCACCTCCAATCCAAGCCTGGTCACCAAGCTGTTCTTCCCACGCGAAATCTTTCCGTTCTCCGCGGTGCTGGTGTCGCTGGTGGACTACGGCGTGGCCTCGCTGGTGCTGGCCGCGCTGATGATCTACTACGACATCGCGCTGAGCTGGTCGATCCTGCTGCTGCCGGTGGTGGTCGCCGTCCAGGTGATCTTCACGGCCGCCATCGCGCTGCTGCTGGCGATGGGGAATCTGTTCTATCGCGACGTCAAGTACCTGTTCGAGATCGTGATCTCGGTATGGATGTTCGCCAGCTCGGTGGTCTACCCGGTGGGCCGCGTCGGCGGCCGGCTCGGAGCGCTGCTGGCGTTGAACCCGATGACCCACATGATCGACGCCTTCCGGGCGGTGCTGATCGACGGCACCGCGCCGGCGCCCGCCTTCGCCGCGACCGCCGTGGTCAGCGTCGTCCTCTTCATCGGCATCTGGCTGATGTTCCACGCCGCCGAGTTCGAGTTCGCGGAGAACATCTAG
- a CDS encoding ABC transporter ATP-binding protein — MATVSLAGVWKKFRRGERHDSLRDLVPAMFARLGRRRQEQPLAREEFWALRDVSLQIGPGEAVGVIGPNGAGKSTLLKILTNILRPNKGQRSVEGRIGALIEVAAGFHPDLTGRENVYLQGAILGMPRAEIGRKFDAIVDFAGVEEFIETPVKRYSSGMNARLGFAIAAHLDPDVLLVDEVLSVGDVAFQAKCVDRMRTLLTKGVPLVFVSHNLTAVVDLCTRAVLIDRGVVRYDGRPAEAVAEFRRYRPEPSAAADGLADAGPIRITDVRLMHPAGDASPLFVTGRPLTVRVAYHASVPVTQPQIAIDIHNADGVYCAGINTRMDERDLGTLAGDGYVDLVIPKLWLLPGAYSISAGILDHNALQTYDLKLRAYPFSVLSERRDYGLVYLEHEWRTPAPTVRQAPVAARRRARGRLVTAQEELP; from the coding sequence GTGGCCACCGTCTCCCTCGCAGGGGTGTGGAAGAAGTTTCGGCGCGGTGAGCGTCACGACAGCCTGCGGGATCTCGTGCCGGCGATGTTCGCGCGCCTGGGACGCCGCCGCCAGGAGCAACCGCTCGCGCGTGAGGAGTTCTGGGCGCTCCGTGACGTGTCGCTGCAGATTGGCCCGGGGGAGGCGGTCGGCGTGATCGGGCCCAACGGCGCGGGCAAGTCCACGCTCCTGAAGATCCTGACCAACATCCTGCGGCCGAACAAGGGCCAGCGCTCGGTGGAGGGACGGATCGGCGCGCTGATCGAGGTGGCGGCCGGGTTTCACCCCGACCTGACCGGCCGGGAGAACGTCTACCTGCAGGGCGCCATCCTCGGCATGCCGCGCGCGGAGATCGGGCGGAAGTTCGACGCCATCGTCGATTTCGCCGGCGTCGAGGAATTCATCGAGACGCCGGTCAAGCGCTACTCGTCCGGCATGAACGCGCGCCTGGGCTTTGCCATTGCCGCGCATCTCGACCCCGACGTGCTGCTCGTCGACGAGGTCCTGAGCGTGGGCGACGTCGCCTTTCAGGCCAAGTGCGTGGACCGCATGCGGACGCTGCTCACCAAGGGCGTGCCGCTGGTGTTCGTGTCGCACAACCTGACGGCGGTCGTGGACTTGTGCACGCGGGCGGTGCTGATCGACAGGGGGGTCGTGCGATACGACGGCCGTCCGGCCGAGGCGGTCGCGGAGTTCCGGCGGTATCGGCCGGAACCTTCCGCGGCCGCCGACGGTCTTGCCGATGCCGGGCCGATTCGCATCACCGACGTCCGCTTGATGCACCCGGCCGGGGACGCCTCGCCCTTGTTCGTGACCGGGCGGCCGCTGACGGTGCGGGTCGCGTATCACGCGTCGGTGCCGGTGACGCAACCGCAGATCGCCATCGACATTCACAACGCCGACGGCGTCTATTGCGCCGGCATCAACACGCGGATGGACGAGCGGGACCTCGGGACGCTGGCGGGCGATGGCTACGTGGACCTGGTGATCCCGAAGCTGTGGCTGCTGCCGGGCGCCTACTCGATCTCAGCCGGCATCCTCGACCACAACGCCCTGCAGACCTACGACCTGAAACTGCGCGCCTACCCGTTCTCGGTGCTCTCCGAGCGGCGCGACTACGGACTTGTGTATCTCGAACATGAATGGCGGACGCCCGCACCCACCGTGCGCCAGGCCCCGGTCGCGGCCCGGCGCCGGGCCCGCGGACGCCTTGTGACTGCCCAGGAGGAGCTCCCGTGA
- a CDS encoding acyltransferase — protein MIAADVMLGSNVSIPQPTLVNLYGCRIGANTRIGAFVEVQRGAVIGENCKISSHSFVCAGVAIEDGVFVGHGVMFINDLYPSAVNDSGELQTEADWELIETRVKRHASIGSNATILAGVTIGEGALVGAGAVVTHDVPPYAVVAGVPAVGIGTRQELTNRAGARADRRIS, from the coding sequence GTGATTGCTGCAGACGTAATGCTCGGATCGAATGTGTCGATACCGCAGCCTACCCTCGTAAACCTGTACGGCTGCCGGATTGGCGCCAATACCCGGATCGGCGCGTTCGTGGAAGTGCAACGCGGCGCGGTGATCGGAGAGAACTGCAAGATCTCGAGCCACAGCTTCGTGTGCGCCGGCGTCGCCATCGAGGACGGCGTGTTCGTCGGGCACGGGGTGATGTTCATCAACGATCTCTATCCCAGCGCGGTAAACGACTCCGGCGAGTTGCAGACCGAGGCGGACTGGGAACTGATCGAAACGCGGGTGAAGCGGCATGCCTCGATCGGCAGCAACGCCACCATTCTGGCGGGGGTGACGATTGGCGAGGGCGCCCTGGTGGGCGCCGGCGCGGTGGTCACGCACGACGTGCCGCCCTATGCGGTCGTCGCGGGCGTGCCGGCGGTAGGCATCGGCACTCGGCAGGAACTGACCAACCGCGCGGGTGCCCGCGCAGACAGGCGGATCTCGTGA